The following is a genomic window from Thermococcus sp..
TGGTTATACTCCCTGAAAACAACCTCAAAGTCCTGAAGAGGTGGCTCAAAGACCAGCTCAGAAGGGAACTCGACTTTAAAGTCAGGCTATTCGCCTCGATACTCGGCGTCAAGTACAGAAAGGTCTACATCAGATTCCAGAAGACCAAGTGGGCCAGCTGCTCAAAAAAGCGAAACCTGAGCTTCAACCTAATGCTGATGGCCCTGCCGGAAAGCCTCAGGGACTACGTTATAATCCACGAGCTCGCCCATCTGTGGGAGCCCAGACACACCAGACGATTCTGGGAGATTGTAGGAACTTATTATCCCGATTACAAGAAAGCTGAGGCAGAGTTAAGGAGGTACTGGCTCCTCATTGAGTTGAATGAGGTGTGGAGGGCCCTTAGAAGCGTGGAATAGATTTATTAGCCTTTCCTTCCCTAATTCTCCGGGTGAGATCATGAGGAAGTCCCAGCTTTACGCGGGGCTTTTAGCTCCAATCGTAGCCTTCCTCGGCATAGGGGTCGCTGTTCACATCAACCGCTCATGGTGGAGGCTCACAGAAAACGCGATAAGCGACCTCGGAAAGCTCGGACTGCCCCACAACTGGGTTCTCAACATCTCACTTATAGCGACGGCAGTCCTCGGGGTTTACTACGCCACGGGGCTCCTTGAGAGGGCCAAGAACGGAATCGAGCGCGCAGGGATATGGACTTTCATCATCGGCCTAGTCTTCCTCGCAACGATAGGTCTCTTTCCCGAAGGAACGGCACCGCACTACTACGTCAGCTGGGCCTTCTTCATAACGGCCGGCCTCGGCGTCCTGATAACCGGCCTTGGAGCCTTAACCTCCGGCGACCGGGCCTTCGGGTGGTTCAGCGTCATCCTCTTCCTTACAGGCTGGGTTCTGGCGACGTGGGCTAGGGGCCACTTCAGGGGCGTCGCCGTTGCGGAGCTCATAGGTGCTGTAACGATAAGCATCTGGCACTACACCCTCCTGCTTCTTGTGGCCAAGGACGTTCAGTAAACGTTTTTACCCCCCCAAGACAACTTTTTGTGGTGGTCTCATGATAGGGATAGACCTCTCCGGAAAGCTGGCCTTTACGACAGCATCAAGCAAGGGTATAGGCTTCGGCGTCGCAAGGGTTCTGGCAAAGGCCGGAGCCGATGTAATACTCCTCTCGCGGAGCGAAGAGAACCTGAGGAAGGCTAGGGAGAAGATAATGGCCGAGAACGACGTGGAAGTTAACTACATCGTCGCCGATCTCACGAAGCGCGAAGACCTTGAGAGAACGGTTAGAGAGCTCGAAAACATAGGCGAGCCGGATATCTTTTTCTTCTCCACCGGCGGGCCAAAACCCGGCTACTTCATGGAGATGAGCATGGACGACTGGGAAAATGCTGTAAAGCTCCTCCTGTATCCAGCGGTTTACCTGACGAAGGCCCTCGTTCCGGCCATGGAGCGGAAGGGCTTCGGCAGGATAGTCTACTCCACGAGCGTGGCCATAAAGGAGCCTATTCCAAACATAGCCCTCAGCAACGTCGTCAGGATTTCTATGGCCGGCCTCGTGAGGACTCTTGCCAAGGAGCTTGGGCCGAAGGGAATAACCGTGAACGGCATAATGCCGGGCATTATAAAGACGGACAGGATGATACAGCTAGCCAAGGACAGAGCTGAGAGGGAAGGGAAAACTGTTGAAGAAGCTTTAGCCGATTACGCAAAGCCGATACCCCTCGGAAGGCTCGGCGAGCCCGAGGAGATAGGCTACCTCGTTGCATTCCTCGCGAGCGAGCTTGGAAGCTATATAAACGGGGCAATAATTCCTGTCGATGGAGGAAGGCTCAACTCGGTGTTCTAAAGCTTTTCTCGCCTTTTTAAATTTTCAGAACATTTATATCCCTCCGAGACAAAACCTTCTAAGGTGATATCATGGCAATTATGAGGCTCTGGCACGGTATAGTTTCACGGGAAAAGGGCGACGCCTACGAGCGCTTTCTGATATAGAGGGCAGTCCCCGACTACAGCTCGGTTGAAGGCCTCATAAAGCTCTACTTCACGAGAAGGGATGAAGAAAGCGTGACCCACTTCCTCCTTGTAACCATCTGGAACTCGTGGGAATCAATAAAGAAGTTCGCCGGCGAGAACCCGGAGCTGGCCAAGTACTATCCCGAAGACGACGAATTCTTGCTGGAGAAGGAGAAGTACGTCCAGCACTACGAGATCTTCTACGAGAAATGAGGGATGAAGGGTACAGTCCCAATATAACTTCTCCCTTACCCCTCCGCGTCCCACAGCACCAGGCCGTTCTCCTGAGGCTTCCTCTCCAACGGTTCGCCGAGGAGCTCCTGAACGAAGAGCTCGGCAACGAAGACCTCACCCTCAACAAGATGCCCACCGTAGAGCCTGCCATCCGGCCCGCCAAGGGCGACGTGGATATGTGCAAAGGGCTTTCCGTCTTTCAGGCTTATGTTCCCGCTCAGGGAGACGAGCTCGTAAAGTCCGCTCAG
Proteins encoded in this region:
- a CDS encoding DUF998 domain-containing protein; amino-acid sequence: MRKSQLYAGLLAPIVAFLGIGVAVHINRSWWRLTENAISDLGKLGLPHNWVLNISLIATAVLGVYYATGLLERAKNGIERAGIWTFIIGLVFLATIGLFPEGTAPHYYVSWAFFITAGLGVLITGLGALTSGDRAFGWFSVILFLTGWVLATWARGHFRGVAVAELIGAVTISIWHYTLLLLVAKDVQ
- a CDS encoding SDR family oxidoreductase; amino-acid sequence: MIGIDLSGKLAFTTASSKGIGFGVARVLAKAGADVILLSRSEENLRKAREKIMAENDVEVNYIVADLTKREDLERTVRELENIGEPDIFFFSTGGPKPGYFMEMSMDDWENAVKLLLYPAVYLTKALVPAMERKGFGRIVYSTSVAIKEPIPNIALSNVVRISMAGLVRTLAKELGPKGITVNGIMPGIIKTDRMIQLAKDRAEREGKTVEEALADYAKPIPLGRLGEPEEIGYLVAFLASELGSYINGAIIPVDGGRLNSVF
- a CDS encoding PPC domain-containing DNA-binding protein translates to MRFSRGRNFLFRIPEGRELLSFVNEFAEKHNVLVGTVSGIGSLRNPKIGYFDEKAGEYRVIELSGLYELVSLSGNISLKDGKPFAHIHVALGGPDGRLYGGHLVEGEVFVAELFVQELLGEPLERKPQENGLVLWDAEG
- a CDS encoding M48 family metallopeptidase; translated protein: VILPENNLKVLKRWLKDQLRRELDFKVRLFASILGVKYRKVYIRFQKTKWASCSKKRNLSFNLMLMALPESLRDYVIIHELAHLWEPRHTRRFWEIVGTYYPDYKKAEAELRRYWLLIELNEVWRALRSVE